Proteins co-encoded in one Oreochromis aureus strain Israel breed Guangdong linkage group 3, ZZ_aureus, whole genome shotgun sequence genomic window:
- the LOC120437608 gene encoding uncharacterized protein LOC120437608, with product MKAKAKKVSAYVLLFDESLNREMKKCQLDIHVRFWNDNQVKSWYLTSFFMGYHTADQMYEKIEKVRSDMGFQNLIQLSMDGPNVNWKIFSLAQHNIEEQTGKKMLNVGSCGLHILHNAFRAGCASTDWDVEVAEHALQILPFLKMYISAAKTKTVTEPITKSFKMAQMILKDELFPAKLNFFIMVAREITPFLVLYQTDKPMLPFMCSDLTNILRSLTEKFINPSVMKNAATPVKLLQVDYANPVNHMDVTKLRFRFVTKRALEEHIKNNPGAEKLRFEFRQNCKVFLLKMVTKLFERAPLKYPLVRSLSVWDPRVFHKSKELSVRKLTTILRILVEAGRIEEKCDKILREFGHFYDHSMISTSDSFRNFNPRSGRLDEFYDEQTRLSPPVEGSKTCLGSLTWSSLY from the coding sequence ATGAAAGCTAAAGCCAAGAAAGTATCTGCATATGTACTTCTATTTGATGAAAGTCTGAATAGGGAAATGAAGAAATGCCAGCTTGACATTCACGTGAGATTCTGGAATGATAACCAAGTAAAATCGTGGTACCTGACATCATTTTTCATGGGTTATCACACTGCAGACCAAATGTATGAGAAGATTGAAAAAGTGCGTTCTGATATGGGCTTCCAGAATCTGATTCAGCTGTCAATGGATGGTCCAAATGTGAATTGGAAGATCTTCTCACTAGCCCAGCATAACATTGAAGAACAAACAggcaaaaaaatgttaaatgttggAAGTTGTGGTTTGCATATCCTACACAATGCCTTCAGAGCAGGGTGTGCATCCACAGACTGGGATGTGGAGGTGGCTGAGCATGCCCTTCAGATTTTGCCCTTTCTGAAAATGTATATTAGTGCtgccaaaacaaaaactgtaacagaGCCAATTACGAAGTCTTTCAAAATGGCTCAGATGATTCTGAAAGATGAACTCTTCCCAGCAAAGCTCAACTTCTTTATAATGGTAGCTAGGGAAATCACGCCATTTTTAGTGTTATACCAGACTGACAAACCCATGCTGCCATTTATGTGCAGTGATCTCACAAATATCCTGAGGAGTTTAACGGAGAAGTTTATCAACCCCAGTGTTATGAAGAATGCAGCTACCCCGGTAAAGCTTCTTCAAGTTGACTATGCTAATCCGGTCAACCACATGGATGTCACCAAACTGAGATTTAGATTTGTCACAAAGCGAGCCCTAGAAGAACACATAAAGAACAACCCAGGAGCTGAGAAGCTGAGGTTTGAGTTCAGGCAGAACTGTAAGGTGTTTTTGTTGAAGATGGTCACCAAGCTCTTTGAACGAGCACCCCTTAAATATCCTCTTGTAAGAAGCCTGTCGGTTTGGGATCCAAGGGTGTTCCACAAGAGCAAAGAGTTAAGTGTCCGAAAACTCACCACAATTCTACGAATCCTTGTGGAAGCTGGCCGCATTGAAGAAAAATGTGATAAAATTCTGAGGGAGTTTGGCCATTTTTATGACCACAGCATGATTTCGACATCAGATTCTTTCAGGAACTTCAACCCACGAAGTGGAAGGTTGGATGAATTTTACGATGAACAGACCAGACTTTCACCACCTGTGGAAGGTAGTAAAACTTGTCTTGGTTCTCTCACATGGTCAAGCCTCTATTGA